One window of Nocardia nova SH22a genomic DNA carries:
- a CDS encoding homoserine dehydrogenase has product MTEAVTQARRGFGAEHPIGVAVLGMGNVGTEVVRILREHSDDLRSRVGAPVVLRGVAVRRLDVDRGIPAELLTTDAEALVARDDVDLVVEVMGGIDPARKLILSALTGGKSVVTANKALLADYTGELAAAAEGSRADLYFEAAVAGAIPVVRPLIQSMSGDRVNRVVGIVNGTTNFILSAMDETGADYSATLAEATRLGYAEADPTADVEGYDAAAKAAILASLAFHTRVTAADVYREGISKITSEDLETADAVGCTVKLLAICERMPGNERLSLDGSPIDVPDGTARPTGKDRVSVRVYPALIPRRHPLSSVNGAFNAVVVEAENAGRLMFYGQGAGGAPTASAVMGDLVMAARNKFYGGRAPGESVYAELPIAPIGDIPTRYHVNLQVADRTGVLQAVSGKFAEHGVSISTVRQEGYDEGARLVVVTHHAPESALADTVAALAELDSVTSVTSVLRLEGTEE; this is encoded by the coding sequence ATGACCGAGGCGGTCACCCAGGCCCGACGTGGTTTCGGGGCCGAACATCCCATCGGCGTGGCGGTGCTCGGTATGGGCAACGTCGGCACCGAGGTGGTGCGGATCCTGCGCGAGCACAGCGACGACCTGCGCTCGCGGGTCGGCGCGCCGGTCGTGCTGCGCGGGGTGGCGGTGCGCCGCCTCGACGTCGATCGCGGCATCCCCGCCGAACTGCTCACCACCGATGCCGAGGCGCTGGTCGCCCGCGACGACGTCGATCTCGTCGTCGAGGTGATGGGCGGAATCGACCCCGCGCGCAAGCTGATCCTGTCCGCCCTCACCGGCGGCAAGTCGGTGGTCACCGCGAACAAGGCGCTGCTGGCCGACTACACCGGTGAGCTGGCCGCGGCCGCCGAGGGCAGCCGCGCCGATCTGTACTTCGAGGCCGCGGTCGCCGGAGCCATCCCCGTGGTGCGCCCGCTGATCCAGTCGATGTCCGGTGACCGGGTGAACCGGGTGGTCGGAATCGTCAACGGCACAACGAATTTCATCCTCTCGGCGATGGACGAGACCGGCGCCGACTACAGCGCGACGCTGGCGGAGGCCACCCGTCTGGGGTACGCCGAAGCCGATCCGACCGCCGATGTCGAGGGCTACGACGCCGCCGCCAAGGCCGCGATCCTCGCCTCGCTGGCCTTCCACACCCGCGTCACCGCCGCCGATGTGTACCGCGAGGGCATCTCGAAGATCACCTCCGAGGATCTCGAGACCGCCGACGCCGTCGGCTGCACCGTGAAACTGCTGGCCATCTGCGAGCGGATGCCGGGCAACGAGCGCCTGTCGCTGGACGGCTCCCCGATCGACGTGCCGGACGGCACCGCGCGTCCGACCGGCAAGGACCGTGTGTCGGTGCGCGTCTACCCGGCGCTGATCCCGCGCAGGCACCCGCTGTCCTCGGTCAACGGCGCCTTCAACGCGGTGGTGGTCGAGGCCGAGAACGCCGGTCGCCTCATGTTCTACGGCCAGGGCGCGGGCGGTGCGCCGACCGCCTCGGCCGTGATGGGCGATCTGGTGATGGCGGCCCGTAACAAGTTCTACGGTGGCCGCGCACCGGGTGAATCGGTTTATGCTGAGCTGCCGATCGCGCCGATCGGCGACATCCCGACCCGCTATCACGTGAATCTGCAGGTCGCCGACCGCACCGGGGTGCTGCAGGCGGTGTCCGGCAAATTCGCCGAGCACGGTGTCAGCATCTCGACGGTCCGCCAGGAGGGGTACGACGAGGGCGCCCGGCTGGTCGTGGTCACCCACCACGCACCGGAGTCGGCGCTGGCCGATACCGTGGCAGCACTTGCCGAATTGGATTCCGTCACATCTGTGACCAGCGTTTTGAGATTGGAAGGCACCGAGGAATGA